GCATCCGCTGAAACTTATCATATAATATGTGATGTACATAAGTAAATTATTATATAATATGTGACGAATTTGTTCTTTTTGAAGAGTTTTCCATGTTGGCAACATCTCAAGTATTTGTCCATTGCTTTTCTTTACTATAAGTTAAAAGAAGTTTCTTTCATACATTTATTTTAAATGATTCATCGTATTGACATGTGTATCTATACCTTTGTTCAGGTTCAGTTCTATCTTCACATGCTGAACAAGTGCAGCTTGGGGGGTGCAGGAGTATAATTAATTGGCAAAATTATGAACTTGTCTTGTATTGGTTTGTGGTATGTTCTGTTGTGCTTGAGAGTATTGTTGCTCTCTGAATTGTTGTTTTCATGGAATTCAAGTTAGAATTGAAATAACTTTGCATTATTGTTCTCGTATCTGCCCTGTGCTGGTCTTACTGCTTATGTACTTGCCAACTTCTTGTGCGTGAATAATTTGTGGTGATTGGCACAAAATCGTGATCCATGCAGCTAAAATCTGATAGGGTTTACCAATGCAAATACAGATGGTACACACAGTTTAACCAAATAGGAGATGTTAGCAGGAGTAGCAGggattcaaccccccccccccccccccccacacacacacacaggggtCGGGTGGTCAAGCAGGGATCACCCACTAGTGGAACTAATCCCCTGCAATCGAACATAGCCTAAAGCAGGACGAACCCTAATGTATAGAACAGAACACACAGAACATACTGTAGTACTATGCACTTGTAATTGAGCTCCAGAACTAAGCTTTCTTACCTTGACACACTTCTCGGGCAAGGTTCCGAACTAAGCTGGCTAAGTGCATGACACACTGCAAAGTCCACACCATTCAAGTATTCTCAGGCTATCAGTACCTAGAAATTAAATTACTACTGCTGACCGTGCCACATACAGCAGCTGCAAGCATGATGAGACATAGCATTCCTTGATCATATCCGTCAGCGCATTATTCTCTCCACGGATGAGGATGATCCATTTGTGAGTAGCTCCTTGATCCGATGCCTGCGAGTTTCATCCACCTGGGATGTCCTCGGATCAATGGCATCACATTTCTTGCATCCTTCACCACGCAACTCGATTCTCTTCAACCCAACAGCTCGCTCCATGACTAGCCTTATGTAGTTCGTCACCTTGTCCTCCTCCTCGAACCCGTCTATCGTCAGTGACTTCAAGTTCATGTGCTTGAAATCCTTTGATGGCTCCCACACCACGTTGGTCTTCTCGGCATTGTCCTCGAACGCTATGTCACATGCATGACGAGTTCGAGATAACTTCATCAAGGGCATACAAGACAAATAACACAAGTTAATAATTTAACTTGACATCAACCCATGCAAAACAATGTAATAACGGTTGAATCTAAATATATCTGCCATTGAAAAATTTGCAACACGCTCACTACTAGTATCTAATCTAAGTTTAGGCCCATTTAGAGTTTAGACGACCTTGCAAGAACTAATCATAGGGAAAGTAAGATATGCGAATATGCTTCAGGTAACTCTTAACACGAGGTACGATCCAACACGAATTTTTACATATTGCATGGACATTATTTCTCTGCAAAATTCAAATGGAACGTCAGAACTTCCGTTTACATTGCATTATcattcaagatatcttccgatattccgataaatcagccgatttatcgcttaccggtgcctgaccgataagataaatcggctgataaatcagccgatatggtgATATCgaccgatatgccgataaactggccgatttaccccttatcattgGTCGActgataagttcccgataagcaaTATCCCCAACATTATTCATATACAATACAATCCATGTGTTCCATATCCGTTAATGCTAAATATCGGGAAACCCTTCATACTAGACCGAGTCATATCCAGGCTAAGATGTGGATTAAATTAAAAAGAAGGTAGAGTAAAAGGCTTACTGTAAACTTCTGCAAGGCAGGTGCAGCTTCAAGGATAAATAGGGTCCAGCTCAAATCGCACTCAGGGAAGATTTCAGAAAGGGACAAATCGGAGAGATTTCTGAATATAGCAGTGAGCTGCTTCGGATGTTCCGGCTGAATCCATATCTGCACCAAGAAGAGGAACACAAATAAACAGCTGTTATTAGTAAAGAAGAACATATGTTATATGTGCAGAAGAACATTATATGGTCCACAGAAATTAGCTTTACCATTTGGTGGCGAAAATTGAGATGCAGTTTTGACAAGTTCATTGCACTCCTTGACAAGCACTCACTCAGCAGGAATGGCACCTGCCACGCAATGGCACGGGTACTGAGGCTCACATCGCGAAGCTCTGGAACATAAACAAAGCGCACAGGAGGGTTCGCCAAGCCCCAAGATGTGCACTGCACTTTACTGAGCTTGGGGACAGAGATGAGCTCGATCTGCGTGCACCCAAATTGGATGAATTCGAGATCCTTGATCCCAGAAGACGGTGTGTCGATCTTGAGCGGTGTGTGCTCATCAACCAGTTGGCAAAAACTCAGAGTGAGGTGCGTGAGCTTGTCGCAGGCACTAATGAGGTCGGTGACGTCGGAGTGCCCAAACGCAAGGTTCTTGAGTGTAAGCCTGGTGAGCCACCGGAAAGCGAGTGGGTAGTCGCGGGAGAAGGACATGAACTGCTGCCCAAACTCGGCGAGCTGCAGGGCAGTGTTTCTCTTGTATGGCGAGCATGTGCCAAAATGGAGGCGTTTGGTCTCGCCGCGGCTGACGACGTGCTCAACGGCGCGGCCGATGGAGCTCAGGTGAGGGGCCGACAGGAAGAAGCGGAGGCTGATGGACTTGATAGCATGACTGCCGTTGCAGTGGCAGTCGCGGTCGGTCAGCAAACTCCGTGCTGCGCCTGTGAAGGCGTCCATGTACTCGAGCAGCGTGGTGCAGCGGAAATGGCGACCGTTGAGGTGCAGGCGCGAGAGCCGGTGGGGCAGGTGCCGCCACCGCGTCGAGACTGCGCCGGCGCGGACCGCCTCGCGCAGTTCAAGGCGCTCGAGGATTCcgaggaggaggtcgtcggggagcgCGCTGATCCTGTCGTCATCTCGGCCGACGTTGCGCttgtgcggcggcggcgactccatgGCCGGCCGGGATTCGAAGGCCGATTTGGATTTGCTGGTCGAAACCCTAGCTAGAACTGACCGGTGAGATGGGCCCCTGGCGGCGACGACCTGCTACGAGGACGCGGCTCCCCATCCTCCCTCCGGCGCTCCGCCACACACAAACCCCGCGTGCGGCCGTCGATCCGGTGAGATCGGATCCGCCGCGCGGGCAGCTGGATGGGTCCGGCGGCTCttggctcctcctcgtcctcgatcCCCTCCGGCTAGTGCCTGAGATGCATGGTTAGCTTCGATTTGGTGGATGCACTGGATGGTGGATTCGATTGGAGTGGATTTGGAGTGGATTCGTGAGTGGATTGGAGCTCTCGACGGTGGGAATTGGATGATACGCGAGCACGGGAGGAAGGAGACGGCGGTGCTGTCTTGTGTGCTGTGCTAGAGAAGGATTAAACTAGCC
This window of the Triticum aestivum cultivar Chinese Spring chromosome 5D, IWGSC CS RefSeq v2.1, whole genome shotgun sequence genome carries:
- the LOC123126193 gene encoding uncharacterized protein, whose translation is MESPPPHKRNVGRDDDRISALPDDLLLGILERLELREAVRAGAVSTRWRHLPHRLSRLHLNGRHFRCTTLLEYMDAFTGAARSLLTDRDCHCNGSHAIKSISLRFFLSAPHLSSIGRAVEHVVSRGETKRLHFGTCSPYKRNTALQLAEFGQQFMSFSRDYPLAFRWLTRLTLKNLAFGHSDVTDLISACDKLTHLTLSFCQLVDEHTPLKIDTPSSGIKDLEFIQFGCTQIELISVPKLSKVQCTSWGLANPPVRFVYVPELRDVSLSTRAIAWQVPFLLSECLSRSAMNLSKLHLNFRHQMIWIQPEHPKQLTAIFRNLSDLSLSEIFPECDLSWTLFILEAAPALQKFTLSRTRHACDIAFEDNAEKTNVVWEPSKDFKHMNLKSLTIDGFEEEDKVTNYIRLVMERAVGLKRIELRGEGCKKCDAIDPRTSQVDETRRHRIKELLTNGSSSSVERIMR